A portion of the Candidatus Flexicrinis proximus genome contains these proteins:
- a CDS encoding phosphotransferase, with product MIHGDLKPDNLLFAAPDAPRVLDFDDCGYGYTLYDLAPLLLFLKPNPAYDELKAALWEGYTAVRRLADGLYGELETLVAGRYVASCRWVAAHREHPAYRGKAESILAERAARLAGFLETGAL from the coding sequence ATGATTCACGGCGACCTCAAGCCGGATAACCTGTTGTTTGCCGCGCCGGATGCGCCGCGCGTGCTGGACTTCGATGACTGCGGCTATGGCTACACTCTCTACGACCTGGCGCCGCTGCTGCTGTTCCTCAAGCCGAACCCCGCCTACGACGAACTCAAGGCGGCGCTGTGGGAGGGATATACGGCTGTGCGGCGGCTGGCGGACGGGCTGTACGGCGAGCTTGAAACGCTGGTGGCGGGACGCTATGTGGCCTCGTGCCGGTGGGTGGCGGCGCACCGTGAGCATCCGGCCTACCGCGGCAAAGCCGAGTCGATACTGGCCGAGCGCGCGGCCCGGCTGGCGGGATTCCTTGAGACGGGGGCGCTGTGA
- a CDS encoding phosphotransferase, whose translation MGFDQLSSEQQRALFTEAAQKAFFAWHRNNYGVLELISLRSNAVFSVTYPKSSMAMRHILRVNWPERKPREVIDGEMQWMSALRRAGLPVPSVIRVPLPVKVDGVPEMICTLTEFLDGAETAATDYTPRHAAAVGRAAARIHDAAAASGLTRPRLDLTGCSARIRPTRRTAKARHCSSRTAPRWRGDGARAGRVRPARCAERTVWDDSRRPQAG comes from the coding sequence ATGGGATTCGATCAACTCTCTTCCGAACAGCAGCGCGCGCTCTTCACCGAGGCGGCACAGAAGGCGTTCTTCGCCTGGCACCGTAATAATTACGGCGTATTGGAGCTGATCAGCCTGCGCAGCAACGCGGTGTTCAGCGTGACGTACCCGAAATCGTCGATGGCGATGCGGCATATCCTGCGCGTGAACTGGCCGGAGCGGAAGCCCCGCGAGGTGATCGACGGCGAGATGCAGTGGATGAGCGCGCTGCGGCGGGCAGGACTGCCGGTGCCGAGCGTGATCCGCGTGCCGCTGCCGGTCAAGGTTGACGGGGTGCCGGAGATGATCTGCACGCTGACCGAATTCCTGGATGGCGCGGAGACGGCGGCCACGGACTATACCCCCAGGCATGCCGCGGCGGTTGGCCGTGCGGCAGCGCGGATACACGATGCAGCGGCCGCATCCGGACTGACGCGGCCCCGGCTGGATTTGACGGGCTGTTCGGCGCGAATTCGCCCTACGCGTCGGACAGCGAAGGCGAGGCACTGCTCATCCCGCACCGCGCCACGCTGGAGGGGTGACGGCGCGCGTGCAGGGCGTGTTCGACCGGCTCGATGCGCTGAGCGGACAGTTTGGGATGATTCACGGCGACCTCAAGCCGGATAA
- a CDS encoding S8 family serine peptidase, translating to MLKRIIKQTRWMLLSIGLITLLTASGAQGGRGGAVQPLPAPQPSLMEQAKANGSVPVIVAIAAEYKPEAGLTALQVEQQRAGIAAARAAVLTELAAYTPEVRPASLNWTIPFMALRVTADGLTALQSIRSVAGIYPDTLHTPTLNTALPAQDVPQAHLDGHTGAGAVVAVLDSGVQKNHEFLSGQVVAEACFSTNYAPQTATSICPNGAEVQFGSGSANPSRCADAPGCNHGTHVAGIVAGKSIDPASIPGTTIYSGIAPGAKIYAIQVFSEFSSFSFCNPNSKCVLSYTSDMISALQQVYADRAAYNIASVNLSLGGGRYFDYCDVSDAPTKAAIDVLLDAGVATVIAAGNDGYTDSVGSPACISSAITVGSVTDGGSVSGFSNSNHILDLWGVGSGVVSSVFGNQYESFNGTSMATPMVAGAWAVIKSIKPHLSVAEVLAIFNATGFAITDVNAVTRDLIQLENAADSAAGLPPAANLLADAGFEGALTPRVSAWTKTGEGVKILCDGLKSNSGLCYVRAGIGTGKVSQTLTPVAYLEGDILTLSAHVRASTVNAGTIMAKITLVNGNVQKLKLRVSGSYGYTFRTVSDALNKNATKVKIQFGGTTSGKYYVDDVALTLNFE from the coding sequence ATGCTTAAGAGAATCATTAAGCAAACCCGTTGGATGCTCCTGTCCATCGGGCTGATCACACTCCTGACTGCTTCTGGCGCTCAGGGAGGCCGCGGCGGGGCAGTACAGCCTCTGCCGGCACCGCAGCCCTCGCTCATGGAACAGGCCAAGGCCAACGGTTCCGTACCGGTGATCGTCGCTATTGCCGCCGAGTATAAGCCGGAAGCCGGCCTGACCGCGCTGCAGGTCGAACAGCAGCGTGCCGGCATTGCCGCGGCGCGCGCCGCGGTATTAACCGAACTGGCCGCCTACACGCCGGAAGTCCGCCCGGCATCGCTGAATTGGACGATCCCGTTCATGGCGCTGCGCGTCACGGCGGACGGGCTGACCGCGCTGCAGTCGATACGCTCGGTGGCCGGGATTTACCCCGATACGCTCCACACTCCGACCCTGAACACGGCCCTGCCCGCGCAGGACGTCCCGCAGGCGCACCTGGACGGCCACACCGGCGCCGGCGCGGTGGTTGCCGTGCTGGACAGCGGCGTGCAGAAGAACCACGAGTTCCTGAGCGGGCAGGTCGTTGCCGAAGCGTGCTTCTCGACCAACTACGCCCCGCAGACCGCCACCTCGATCTGCCCCAACGGCGCAGAAGTCCAGTTCGGATCGGGTTCGGCCAATCCGTCCAGGTGCGCGGACGCGCCGGGCTGCAATCATGGAACGCACGTGGCTGGCATCGTGGCTGGCAAATCTATCGATCCAGCCAGCATCCCTGGCACGACAATCTACAGCGGCATTGCCCCGGGCGCAAAGATCTACGCGATCCAGGTCTTCAGCGAGTTCAGCAGCTTCTCGTTCTGCAACCCGAACAGCAAGTGTGTGCTCTCCTACACCTCGGATATGATCTCCGCGCTCCAACAGGTCTACGCCGACCGGGCAGCCTACAACATCGCTTCGGTCAACCTGAGCCTGGGCGGCGGCCGTTACTTCGACTACTGTGACGTCAGCGACGCGCCAACCAAAGCGGCGATCGATGTGCTGCTGGACGCGGGCGTGGCAACCGTGATCGCCGCGGGCAACGACGGCTATACCGACTCAGTCGGCAGCCCGGCCTGCATCAGCTCGGCCATCACGGTCGGGTCGGTCACGGACGGCGGCTCCGTCTCCGGCTTCAGCAACAGCAACCACATCCTCGATCTGTGGGGCGTCGGCTCTGGTGTTGTGTCGTCGGTCTTCGGCAACCAGTACGAGTCGTTCAATGGCACCTCGATGGCGACCCCGATGGTCGCAGGCGCCTGGGCGGTCATCAAGAGTATCAAGCCACATCTGAGCGTCGCTGAAGTGCTGGCGATCTTCAATGCCACCGGTTTCGCGATCACCGATGTCAACGCCGTGACCCGCGATCTGATCCAGCTTGAAAACGCAGCGGACTCTGCGGCTGGCCTGCCGCCCGCCGCCAACCTGCTGGCGGACGCCGGCTTCGAAGGCGCGCTCACGCCCCGCGTCAGCGCCTGGACCAAGACCGGTGAAGGCGTCAAGATCCTCTGCGACGGCCTCAAGTCGAATTCCGGCCTGTGCTATGTCCGGGCTGGCATCGGCACCGGCAAGGTCAGCCAGACTCTGACGCCGGTAGCCTACCTTGAAGGCGATATCCTCACGCTTTCGGCTCACGTCAGGGCCAGCACGGTCAATGCCGGCACCATCATGGCCAAGATCACCCTGGTCAACGGCAATGTCCAGAAGCTCAAGCTGCGGGTCAGCGGCTCGTACGGTTATACGTTCCGCACGGTCAGCGATGCGCTCAACAAGAACGCGACCAAGGTCAAAATCCAGTTTGGCGGGACCACCAGCGGCAAGTACTACGTCGACGACGTCGCTCTGACGCTCAACTTCGAATAG